From Chryseobacterium sp. H1D6B, a single genomic window includes:
- a CDS encoding ATP-binding protein encodes MKRLITLLCILGSFSLQSQQIIPLNEKPYEDSLQNVINHNINNSSKADAYFLLSNYYRNTDSVLSKKYLESGRILGKNTSFTTAKYYYYEGQYNLDRNKNKAASSYQKAIQALSKFKTEESDIFQALAWFNYGVTQKNKEGYPFLVKIILEKSIPLIQKYENSRHLGFMYSQLAIVLTYNAEFQKADIYNNKAINILEKNAPRSSELFFAYLNMASNFYYQAKGSIGKKYLDKAEKLIRPFPNSSSNAMYYYNSALYLITKQKNAEALPVIEKGLFFAEKFNMNLLAQMFYLNKYDILRKLKKYTEAKNLLEHILAEKTLIIDANNRKTIYLQLSSLNEEMGNTKDALGWERKYSKLNDSLNSENVKLEINTLETKFNTAEKERKIANLNTEKAQKELDINKKNQYLWLLGFASIFFLVLLVFIFFYNKKLNRQRKINIQQKLKELQQKEELKITKAVLESEERERERIARDLHDGLGGMLAGVKINLSTWSSTHLDHNGNQDFNKILNKLDNSVSELRHVARNLMPESLLNFGLETALRDLCEFYTRKDLDIDLQTLNIGKDLPLSVQINIYRIIQELLANAVKHSQAANILLQCSQSDENFFITIEDNGKGFKENSDKQHKSMGLDNLRNRVDYLKGNMEINSDQDGTTITIELNTHGIS; translated from the coding sequence ATGAAGAGATTAATAACTTTACTGTGTATTCTAGGATCTTTTAGTTTACAATCACAGCAGATCATTCCTCTTAATGAAAAGCCTTACGAAGACAGTCTGCAGAATGTTATAAACCATAACATTAATAACAGCTCTAAAGCAGATGCTTATTTTTTATTGTCAAATTATTACAGGAACACAGATTCTGTTTTAAGTAAAAAATATTTAGAATCCGGAAGAATACTAGGAAAAAATACTTCCTTTACTACTGCCAAATATTACTATTATGAAGGCCAGTATAATCTAGACCGGAACAAAAACAAAGCAGCCTCCTCTTACCAAAAAGCAATACAGGCACTTTCAAAATTTAAAACCGAAGAATCAGATATTTTTCAAGCTTTAGCCTGGTTTAACTATGGTGTTACTCAAAAAAACAAAGAAGGCTATCCTTTTCTGGTTAAAATAATACTTGAAAAAAGTATTCCCCTCATTCAAAAATATGAAAACAGCAGGCATTTAGGGTTTATGTACTCCCAGCTTGCCATTGTGCTGACTTACAATGCTGAATTTCAAAAAGCGGATATTTACAATAACAAAGCCATCAATATTCTTGAGAAAAATGCTCCCCGCTCATCTGAATTGTTTTTTGCTTACCTCAATATGGCAAGTAATTTTTATTATCAGGCCAAAGGTTCTATCGGCAAAAAATATTTGGATAAAGCGGAAAAATTAATCCGTCCATTTCCAAACTCTTCTTCTAATGCCATGTACTATTACAATAGTGCTCTTTACTTGATCACTAAACAAAAAAACGCAGAGGCTTTACCTGTTATCGAAAAAGGATTATTCTTTGCTGAAAAATTCAATATGAATCTGCTGGCCCAGATGTTTTATTTAAATAAATATGATATTCTCAGAAAACTGAAAAAATACACTGAAGCCAAAAACTTACTGGAACATATTTTAGCTGAAAAAACGCTTATCATTGATGCAAATAATAGGAAAACAATTTATCTCCAATTGTCAAGTCTCAATGAAGAAATGGGAAATACCAAGGACGCACTGGGCTGGGAAAGGAAATATTCAAAATTAAATGACAGCCTGAATTCTGAGAATGTAAAATTGGAAATCAACACCTTAGAAACAAAATTCAATACTGCAGAAAAAGAACGAAAAATAGCTAATCTAAATACTGAAAAAGCACAAAAAGAACTGGATATCAATAAAAAGAACCAATATCTATGGCTGCTGGGGTTTGCATCTATCTTTTTTTTAGTCCTTCTGGTATTTATATTTTTTTATAATAAAAAACTGAACAGACAAAGGAAAATCAATATTCAGCAGAAACTGAAAGAGCTCCAGCAGAAGGAAGAGTTAAAAATTACAAAAGCTGTTCTAGAAAGTGAGGAAAGAGAAAGAGAACGGATCGCCAGAGATCTCCACGATGGTCTTGGAGGAATGCTGGCAGGAGTAAAAATCAATCTTTCTACATGGTCTTCCACGCATTTAGATCATAATGGGAACCAGGATTTCAACAAGATCTTAAATAAGCTGGATAATTCAGTAAGTGAGTTAAGACATGTCGCCAGAAACTTAATGCCTGAATCCCTGCTTAATTTCGGCCTGGAGACTGCTCTTAGAGACTTATGTGAGTTCTATACGAGGAAGGACCTTGATATTGACCTTCAAACACTCAATATTGGTAAAGACCTGCCGTTATCCGTTCAAATTAATATTTACAGAATCATACAAGAGTTACTAGCAAACGCAGTAAAACATTCACAAGCAGCAAATATTTTACTACAGTGTTCACAGTCTGACGAAAA
- the tyrS gene encoding tyrosine--tRNA ligase, with translation MNSFIEELKWRGLFADMMPGTDEQLNKEVTSAYIGFDPTADSLHIGSLIQIKILAHFQQHGHKPIALVGGATGMIGDPSGKSAERNLLDEETLLHYVECLKNQLARFLNFDGNEPNKAELVNNYDWMKNISFLDFAKNVGKNITVNYMMAKDSVKKRLTGEGGADGMSFTEFTYQLIQGYDFLHLYQNNNVKLQMGGSDQWGNITTGTELVRRKAQGEAFALTVPLITKADGSKFGKSESGENYWLDRKKTSPYKFYQFWLNATDADAERFIKFYTFLSKEEIDSLIEEHKTAPHERKLQKRLAEEVTIWVHGREEYEKALKASEILFGRSTAEDLVSLDEEIFLEIFDGVPQKEVAKADVLGINIVDLLSEKSGFLKSKSEAQRELKGNAISINKEKINEVYTANESDLIDGKFLLLQKGKKSYFIVKII, from the coding sequence ATGAATTCCTTTATTGAAGAATTAAAATGGCGTGGTCTTTTTGCCGATATGATGCCTGGAACCGATGAACAACTGAATAAAGAGGTAACCAGTGCGTATATTGGTTTTGATCCAACTGCTGATTCTTTGCACATTGGAAGCCTTATTCAAATAAAAATTTTAGCTCATTTTCAGCAGCACGGCCACAAACCGATTGCTCTGGTGGGAGGGGCAACAGGAATGATTGGAGATCCCTCTGGAAAGTCTGCTGAGAGAAATCTTTTAGACGAAGAAACCCTTCTTCACTATGTTGAATGTCTAAAAAACCAACTGGCAAGGTTTTTAAATTTTGACGGAAACGAACCGAACAAAGCAGAATTAGTAAATAATTATGACTGGATGAAAAACATTTCATTCCTTGATTTTGCTAAAAATGTCGGGAAAAACATCACTGTAAACTACATGATGGCCAAAGATTCTGTAAAAAAACGTCTTACAGGTGAAGGCGGAGCAGACGGAATGAGTTTTACAGAATTCACTTACCAGCTTATCCAAGGATATGATTTCCTTCATTTATACCAAAACAATAATGTAAAACTGCAGATGGGCGGTTCTGACCAATGGGGAAATATTACTACCGGGACTGAACTTGTCCGCAGAAAAGCTCAGGGTGAAGCATTTGCATTAACCGTTCCTTTGATCACTAAGGCTGACGGTTCTAAATTTGGAAAATCTGAAAGCGGTGAAAACTACTGGCTGGACAGAAAAAAAACTTCACCATACAAATTCTACCAGTTCTGGCTGAATGCAACGGATGCCGATGCAGAAAGATTTATTAAATTCTATACTTTCTTAAGCAAGGAAGAAATTGACAGTTTAATTGAAGAGCACAAAACAGCACCGCACGAAAGAAAGCTTCAAAAGAGATTAGCCGAAGAAGTCACCATCTGGGTTCATGGCAGAGAAGAATACGAAAAAGCTTTAAAAGCTTCTGAAATTCTTTTCGGACGTTCTACAGCCGAAGATCTTGTAAGCCTTGATGAAGAGATTTTTTTAGAAATTTTTGACGGCGTTCCACAGAAAGAGGTGGCAAAAGCTGATGTTTTGGGAATCAATATTGTTGATCTTCTTTCTGAAAAATCGGGTTTCCTAAAATCTAAAAGTGAGGCACAAAGAGAATTAAAAGGAAATGCAATTTCTATAAACAAAGAAAAAATAAACGAAGTCTACACGGCTAATGAAAGTGATTTGATCGACGGAAAATTTCTTTTGCTGCAAAAGGGAAAAAAGAGCTATTTCATTGTAAAGATTATTTAA
- a CDS encoding RNA polymerase sigma factor, whose product MKDEQLFLLIQKAKEKDQKAQTKLINVFWVDVFSFVMKKVGDENDADEITVNVFSKVLSKLDMYDPHFQFKTWILTIAQNTIIDFWRKKSRENLDVTENLDEVKNHYAKSPEELMISAEEQKKIIKTIESLDVNYQDIIKLRFFEEKSIKEIAEELGISVANTKVRVMRAKKVLAELLKNNEFEDN is encoded by the coding sequence ATGAAAGACGAACAGCTGTTTTTGCTTATTCAGAAAGCAAAAGAAAAAGATCAGAAAGCCCAGACAAAACTCATTAATGTTTTTTGGGTAGATGTGTTTTCATTTGTAATGAAGAAAGTAGGGGATGAAAATGATGCGGATGAAATTACGGTGAATGTTTTTTCAAAAGTTCTATCCAAATTGGATATGTATGATCCTCATTTTCAGTTTAAAACTTGGATTTTAACCATTGCCCAAAATACAATTATTGATTTTTGGAGGAAAAAAAGCCGGGAAAATTTAGATGTCACCGAAAACTTGGATGAAGTAAAAAATCATTATGCAAAATCTCCTGAAGAACTCATGATTTCGGCTGAGGAGCAGAAGAAAATTATCAAGACAATTGAATCTTTAGATGTTAATTATCAGGATATTATAAAGCTGAGGTTCTTTGAGGAAAAAAGCATCAAAGAAATTGCTGAAGAACTTGGCATTTCAGTAGCGAACACAAAAGTAAGAGTTATGCGTGCCAAAAAGGTCCTGGCTGAGCTATTGAAAAATAACGAGTTTGAAGATAATTGA